TGGCCCTCGGCGCATTTATGATCGCCCTTATGCTAGTGAGTTTGGTTCTTCCTTCATTGAATCAGGTGATAGAAAGAAACCTACAGATACAAACATTCTGGAACCTTCAACAAGTCTTTATGTTGCTTGCTGGTGTATTGCTATTGGGTGTACTGACAGGACTCTATCCAGCACTGAAGATGTCTGCCTATCGGATTGCCTCTATCATCAGAGGAGGAGGCAGTGAAAGAAAGAAAAGTTTCCTTCGTAGCTCACTTATCGTAGTTCAGTTTAGTCTGTCCATGGGGATGATTATTTGTACCCTGGTCGTTGTGCAGCAGCTTTTCTTCATCAATTCCAAAGATGTCGGTTTTGACAGAGAGCATATCATGCTGATCAAAATGAACGATGAAGTCAATGACAAGTATGCCGTATTAAAGGAGGAGCTGAAGCAGCTATCCAATGTGCAGGGGGTGACTGCATCTGGACAGCGTCTGGGCAATAACATTCATCAGTGGGGCACAAAGTTTAGAAAAGATACGGCGATCGTTAATCTGGCGCCATCCAATCTGCAGGTGGACTATGACTTTTTAGAGGTCTACGGTATCGAGATGGTTGAAGGAAGGAATTTTTCCAGAGAATATGCCAATGACAATGGTTTGGCATTCATCATCAATCAATCGTTGGCTAGAGAAATGGGAGAAGATAGCCCGGTGGGTAAGTCTATGGGGCTATCCTGGTACCCTGACGATTCGCTGGGTACAGTGATCGGAGTGACAGAGAATTTCAATTTTAATACGCTGCATCACAAAGTGAATGCACTGGCACTGGTGGTTTATGAGGATTGGAATTTTAGGGAGATGACCGTAAAACTGGCCTCTGGAGATGTAAATGAGGCTGTTCAGGATATAGACAGAGTTTGGAAGGAGCATGTGGCTGATTTCCCTTTGAGCTTTCAGTTTCTCGATCAGCATTTCGAAGAGGTGTATAAGTCCGAGAGACAGATGGGATTTGTGGTTACCTGGGTTGCGGTGCTTTCTGTTTTGATCAGTTGCTTGGGCTTGTTTGGCCTGGCTTCCCTATCAATAGAGCGTCGTATCAAAGAGATCGGAGTAAGAAAAGTGATGGGTGCTACTACCAGTCAACTGCTCATGTTACTGTCTAAGAATTTCGCTGGATTGATCCTCCTCGCATTTGTCATCGCAGTGCCCTTGTCCTATACCTATTTGGATGGCTGGCTATCAGATTTTGCATTTAGGATCGACATCAGTCCATTGGTATTTGTGCTAGGCGGTGGCATGGCCTTGGCGATCGCTATGGGCACGATTAGCTTTCACACGATCCGAGCGGCTCGCACCAATCCGGCCCAAGTACTTAGGGATGAATAATTGGCGTTAAAAACTCATCAACTCTTTAAACTTCGGCGTCTGCCTGCGTGATACCTCTACGATGGAGCCATCGCGCAGATGGATGCGGATGCTGCCACTGAACCAGGGCTCTACTTTACAAGTGACTTTGCTTATCGTGTAAATATTGGATTGTCAATAGCTTCCTTATTTTTGTTAAATTGTGTCATAACGGATATCATTGTGTGTAGTGCTATTTGATATTTACTTGTGGTAAATAATAGCATTCAAAAATTATTATTTCTATTTAACCAGCCAATATGAAAGGTTTACTATCTGAAGGAATTCCCTCCGCGTTAAATGTATTATCAATTCAGTTTAAATTTTTTGCTCGCTTGAGCAAATACCTCCGTCTCTTACTAGCGCTCATGCTCCTTACTAGCTACAGCACACAGGCTCAGGATCGTCCCTTCATCACCACCTGGGAGACCACAGAGTCAAATGAAAGCATCACCATCCCTACCGCACGATCAGGCTACAGCTACACCGTAGACTGGGGTGATGGTAGTACAGATGAAACTGTCTATACGAGAGGTGCTACACACAGCTACGAGGATGCAGGCATCTATACAGTCTCCATCACAGGAGACTTCCCAAGAATCTACTTCAACGATAGGGGAAGTAACAAATACAAAATACTAACTATCGAGCAATGGGGGGATATAGAGTGGAGGAGTATGGAAAGTGCTTTTTCAGGTTGTAATAAACTAACTCTATCACCAGACCTTTCTGACACACCTGACTTAAGTAGAGTCAATAGTATGAAATACATGTTTCATAGAACTAGTTCATTAATAAATGGCAATCTGAATGAATGGGATGTGAGCAATGTAACCAATATGGACCACACTTTTGCCTACTCTGCCTTCAATGACGATCTAAGTGATTGGGATGTGAGTAAAGTAACAGATATGAGATATATGTTTTGGCATTCATCATTCAATCAAGATCTATCAACATGGGATGTAGGTAATGTGACTGTGATGACCGCAATGTTTTGGGGAACTCCATTCAATGGGGACATATCTAATTGGGACGTCAGTAATGTGACTTACATGGGCGGAATGTTTTTGGGGACTTCATTCAATGGGGACATATCTAATTGGGACGTCAGTAATGTGACTTACATGGACTTAATGTTTGAGAAGGCTCAATTCAATGGAGACATATCTAATTGGGATGTAAGTAATGTAGCCTCCATGAGCCATATGTTTCATGATACCGATTTTAATGGAGACATTTCATCTTGGGATGTAAGTAGTGTGATTAACATGACTGGAATGTTTAAGCAAAACAATTTTTTTAATCAAAATATATCAGACTGGGATGTGAGTAGTGTAACCCACACCGCTCAAATGTTCGAGGAAGCCAAGTCTTTTAACCAAGATCTCGCTAACTGGGACATTAGTCAATTGGAAGAAATGGATAACATGTTTGATTTTTCAGGCATGTCTAACAATCAATATGATAGATTGCTTGAAGGCTGGAGCACACTAGATAATGGAGAAACCCAAATTCCAGAAGGCTTAACATTAGGAGCTAGTGAAATAGCATACTGCAATGGAGGGGAAGCAAGAGAGCAATTGATCAATGACTATGGTTGGACAATAAATGATGCTGGTCAGGAATGTACTTCATTTATCACTACGTGGAAAACCACTACCACAGACGAAACGATTACTTTACCAACTACTGGCACAGGATACAGCTACACCGTCGATTGGGGAGATGGGTCTTCGGACGAAACGATTTATGCCGCTGGTGCTAGTCACAGCTACACCGATGCAGGCACCTATACTGTAACTATTAGTGGGGATTTTCCAAGAATACACTTCAACAATGCTGGTGACAAAGACAAGATCCAATCCGTAGAGCAATGGGGCACTGGACTTTGGAGCAGTATGGAAGGTGCATTTTATGGTTGTAGCAATTTAATCATCAATGCAAGTGATGCGCCTAACTATAAAGAAGTCAAAAGCCTATCTAATGCCTTCAAAGAGGCTAGTAAGTTCAATGCTACTGTCCATCTATGGGATGTGTCAAATGTAACAGATATGTCGGGCACGTTTGAAAATGCCAGCACTTTCAATCAAAGCCTAGGGCAATGGGACATCAGTCAAGTCACAGACATGAAGAATCTATTCTCTGGAACAGCAATTACAGATACCAACTATGACGCTACATTGATTGGATGGCAAAGCCTGGATAAGGGTGAATCTAAAATCCCAAGTGACATTCAACTAGATGCCAGCGGATTGAATTATTGTGCCGGATTGGATGCCAGGGCACTTTTGGTTAGTGAACAAAACTGGAGTATCGTGGGCGACAACTTCGATTTGAGTTGTCGCTTGGAGAATTTGCGTGGAAAGTCAGGAAATGAAAACGAAGAAATGTCTTATTTGGTAGACCGACTCAAGGAAGGCTATGAAAACACGACCTTACACTACCAAATAGATGCTGCGTCGTTAGATGTAGGTATGTTGCTAGATGAAAACACAGGAAGATTAACTTGGACACCAACTGAAGAAGATAACGGCACATATGAAGTAACAATTACACTCTCATATGAAGACGAGGAGTTATCTCAGGTTATAACCATCACCGTAAACGAAATCAACCAAGCACCTGAGCTTGCACTGACCAACCAAAGCGTCCATGCACTGCAGACACTCAACTACACTATCCCCGCCACAGACGCAGATCTCCCAGCCAATACCTTGACATACACATTGGATCAGGCCTCATTGGACTTGGGCATGACGCTGGATGCCAGCACAGGAGCCTTCAGTTGGACACCGGTGGATGGTCAGCAAGGAGAGTACAGCGTCACCGTCACTGTCAGTGATGGTACAGCGGAAGTATCTGCTGAGTTTGTGGTCACCGTAGACGATGTATTGGCAGTGGCCAGCCCATGGGCGGAAGAAGTAAGCCTCTACCCTAGCCCGGCAAATGAGCAATTCAACCTGACCCTGAGCAATGACTATCAGGGACCAATAACACTACGTATCATCAACCTTTCTGCCAGAGTGGTGATGGAGTATTCTTTCGAGAAACGATCCGAAGCTTTTCAGCAAATTGTGTCTGTTGACCAGTTACCTGCAGGCACCTATATTCTAAAGCTCAGTACAGGAAACGAAGTAGTGCTGACGCAGAAGGTTTTGAAGAATTGAGCAATGATTCTAATATTTGTTCGTGGTTAGAATTATCTCTATCAAATAGGTTAAGGACTAAAAACTCATCAACTCTTTAAACTTCAGCGTCTGCCTGCGTGATACCTCTACGATGGAGTCATCGCGCAGATGGATGCGGATGCTGCCACTGAACCAGGGTTCTACTTTGTCGATCCATTTGAGATTGATGATCTGCTGGCGATTGGCGCGGAAGAAAACCTGTGGATCGAGTCGCTTCTCCATGTAGTTGAGCGTACGCGGAATCATAGGAGTTTGGTCTTCGAAATAGATCTTGGTGTAGTTGTCATAGATCTCAAAGATGCGGATGTTTTTTAGCTCCACGAACCAGCAGTGTTCCCCATCTTTCACGAATACCTGACTGCTTTCCGTCAGTCGTTCTTTTTCCGGGGCTAGCTTTCCAGCCAGACGATCGCGTACCTTGTTGAGTGCGCGCGCCAGGCGTTCGGCCTTAACTGGTTTTTGCAGGTAGTCGAGTGCATTGAAGTCGAAGGCTTTCATCGCGTACTCGTTGTAGGCCGTGACGAAAATGACCTCCGGCACTTCGTCCAATTCTTCGAGTAGCGCAAACCCATCTTTGCCCGGCATCTGGATGTCGAGAAAGATCAGGTCTGGGCGATGTTCCTCGATCAAGGTTTTGGCTTCATCAACGTTGGCTGCCTCGGCCACCACATCAATGTCAGCGATTCCTTTCAGCAAGTAGCCCAGTTCCTGTCTGGCTAGTTTCGTATCATCAACTAATATCGCTTTCATATTTCGCCGGTAGTATTAAAGTCGCCACCACTTGCTCTTCCTTTTGTGCTAAAGTAAAAGAAGGGGCCGCATTGAACAACCATTGGATACGGCTAGTAGCATTTTTTATTCCGATGCCCGTTCCGTTGGAGGATGGTTTGATTTGCCCCGTGTTCGCTATGCGTATTTCCAGATCTTCATCGCTTTTGGTCACTTCGATGGTTATTTCACCCCCTTCCTTCAATTGGGAGATCCCGTGTTTTACGGCATTTTCTGCCAAAGTCTGTATGACCATAGGAGGGATGATACAGTTGAGCGTATTTTCATCCGCCTTGACCTGGTAGTTTAGACGTCCGTCATACTGGATGCTTTCCAGGTCCAGGTAGTTTTTCAGAATGTCGATCTCTTCTGCGATCGTTACTTTTTCTCTCTTGCTAAACTCGATGGAATAGCGCAGGATGTCTGAAAGGTTGGTGACCATGTCTCGGGCTTTCATTTGATCCTGTAGAATGAGTGCTCGGATGTTGTTGAGCGAGTTGAAAAGAAAGTGTGGGTTGATCTGAGCCTTCAGCGCAATCAATTCTGCATCCTTCAGGGCGGTTTGGGTTGTCAGTTTTTCGATTTTGTTTTTACGGGCGCTTTCTATGGATTTGAATCCGACATACAGAATACTCCACATGAATAGCATAAAAGATAAATTAAATACATAGATAGGGACATTGCTCCATTCGAAAGCATGGAAATTGTCGAACCAATCGAAGATCAAATAGAGCAATATATGAACATTCAGGTTGCTGAGGATAGAGCCCAGGATACTGGCCATCAGAAGTCTTAAAATCAATGCGCCTATTCCCAAATCCAGCCATTGTTTCTTTTTGATAGTCCAGCGAATGCCATGAGAGGCAAAAAGGGTAGAAGTACCGATGATGAATTGCGCCACAATCATTTGCGGGCTCATAGCGTCAGGCTTGTTGAATTTTACACTAAGGATAAGTATGGCAATATAAATGCCCCATCCGAGCAGTTGGCAAAACCAGTAGAGGAGTGTTTTAGATGAATCTTTCATGGATAGTCGAATTTAGTTGTTTTGGTTTAGAAAATATCGCTTAAAAAAGCCTCCGTCTGTTGCATAAAAAACTCAGGATCATCCCACATGATGAAGTGCTTGCCTTTGTCTGAAAGTTCGATCTTTACCTCTTCGAGCAGTGCAAACTGTGATTCGAAATTCTTCATTGTCATTTCTTTGGTCACGCCGTACTGCTTGTAGGCTATGTAAGCGCCTAGCACTAAAACAGGCGTTTTCACCTGACTCATTTCGTCGCGAAGGTCTGTGGTGTAGAGTTCGTACATGGCCTGATTGACGGTGGCGCGATCGCTGGCCAGTCCCCATTGCATGGCCGTTTCGATGTCTTCCTCAGCAGTGATCATAGTTTGGAGCGTGCTGCGCTGCTGCTGGACGAACTGCTCCTCGCTCATTTGCGCTTGTGCAGCGATGATGGCCTTGGAGGCTTCTTTCATAGATTCTTCGGTGGCATAGGGGTTCGTGACTGCTGCGAGGAAAGGTAGACCGTCTACTATAATCGCACGATCAAATAGTGCAGGTTCCTTGCTCAGCATATCCAGGGCTAGAAACCCACCGAGACTATGGCCGATGATAGAAGGGTGATCGAGTCCTTGTGCGTAGGTGATGATCTCAGTGCTCATTTTAGGGCAGAATCCTTCAGACACATCGATGGCTTCCTTTCCAGCAAAGCCAGGAAGGGTAATTACATGGCAGGTATAGCTGTTGCTCAACTTGGCGGCTGTTTCGTCCCAAACCGCTCCATCGCAAGTAAGTCCCGGGATGAAAATGAGATCAGGGCCCTGCCCAGTTACTTCAACTTCGAAAGATAGAGAGTTGGCGCTTTGCCCATTGGAGCTGACAGAGATGGCTGTAAGTAGACCGATAAGGATGGCGATCCAGGGTGTCAGCGGGTTTTGGTTGCAGATTAGTTTTCGCATGGTGTTTAGTGTTTTGTTCATGAGTCAAAAGTAGGTGTGGGCTGTACCGATTCACAGCATCTTGTAGGGAGCGGTCGAGGAGACCGGTGAGTGGGGGAGGGTTTCGACAAGTGCCTAGGCTTGTCTATTATTGTGATGTAGCTTAGTTAATATTTGCATGCCTATTAGAGCCAACCTCATTATTGTACTTTTCTGTTTACCACTTAGCGTTTTTTGCCAAGTGATTTCCAGTGACTCAATTCAAGATGAAACTCTTGTGGATTCATTGAAGCAGAATCAGTGGACTGCTGAAAGTTGTGAAAGGGAACTCTTGAACGCTGTTAAAAACAAAGATTACAATTTAGCTCAAAAATTGTTAGAGGCAGATTGTGATCCAAATGGTCAAGAGAGACCTGAAAATATCTCCCGTGATTGCCCTCTTACTTGGGCTGTATCTCAAAATGATACTTCAATGATTCAGCTCTTGTTACATTTTGGAGCTGATCCCAATTATAAAAGGGGAGATTCATGGTTGAGTCCATTTCATTTTGCGGCGGGACAAGAAACGGAAGCTTTTTCCTTGTTACTGGCTGCAGGGGGAGATGTGAACACTGTCAGTAAGCATAGATATACTCCCATATATAAGGCAATACTTAAGGGGCGGTTAGAAAATGTAAAACTTTTGATTGAAGCTGGAGCTCCATTAGAGCCTGATTCCTTAAACTTCAACTATGGCCCACTACATATAGCCGCAATTTATGGACAGAATGAAATCATCAAATACCTTTTAGAAAAAGGGGTAAATCCCAATGCACTCTATTATGAGGAGCCTGGTGGTGATTGTTATGTTTGTTTTATGAATGTTTCGCCCATCGAAATGGCCGCAGGAAGTCCTGATCTGAATGATGAAGAAAGATTAAGTACTGTACGTCTTTTGTGTGAGAATGGAGCGGCAATTAACGAAACAGAAGAGAATGATTATGATCCTTTGCACTTTGCTGTTTTAACGGAAAGTGAGAAAACTATAGAATACCTATTAGAAAAGGGTGCCGATATAGGCCTATCATTGATAGAAGCTGCTCGTCAACCCAATGTGAATACGATGAGGATTTTGATAGAGGCTGGTGCCGATGTGAATCTCTCTCATCCTAGATCAGGATCTCCAATAAACAATGCGCTCTTTTATACTTTAGATGGCCCAATGCCTGAAGAAGATATGATGAAGCGGTTGCCAGCCGTTGAGTTGTTATTAGATGCCGGTGCTAAAGTGGATCAAAGTACAATTGATGCGGTGTATAAGATGCAGTGGGATGAGGTGATATGTTTATTCGAAGATTATTGTTTGATTGATGATTAAGTCACTAGTCGCATCCCCAAAAAGTCATGGCGACTCTTTTTAATTGCTTACTAACATTTGAATCACTCATTAGCAAAGTGTAATGCCCACCTTCCATTCTATAGACAACAAATATTAAGTCAAGTTCATTATCAGAATTTAGATCGCCATACCATACTAGTTCCGCCAAAGAGTTTTTTCCCTGATAAATAATTGGAGATAAGTTTTGATGAGAGGATTGGTCGTAGTTCAATTCTGAGCATCGGAGTTGATAATTTTCAATATCCAAACAATGAGTATATTCTTCACAAACAATACTATTTACTGTGCCAATGGCATTTAATGTTTTATGGCTTATTATTCCCTTCTCTTTTTGGAGAAATATTCGTCTTGTCTGCCCTGGATAAAGCCTGCCGCAGCCCATACAGGTTTCGGATTGAGGATTGATTTTACCAAGCGATTGATTTGTTTGTAATGGTGTTTTAGAGGCAATAAGAAAAACTGATTCTTGTGGGAGATTAGTATGCATGGGAATTCCCTCGCTTTGACTATCACGTTCCATATTGATCTCAACTGATTTCAGTATGTACTGCTCACCTTCCTCATATATTCCATACCAATTAAGCGTAGGATCAAAGTCGGTTCGACCACATCCATCATGTTCTAAGGATAAGCGATAATCAGGATCATCACCAGCGAATAC
This is a stretch of genomic DNA from Reichenbachiella ulvae. It encodes these proteins:
- a CDS encoding ABC transporter permease — encoded protein: MSSEEFKLPKWSFKLIRFLLKPEYQEEIEGDLEELYSELLEQHAVAKAKRLLWKETIQLMRPSLIRNMGGNYRLNYYGMFKNYLIVVWRNLFKQPGFSTINILSLTLGMAACMLIYLFVQNENSFDSIHQKKDRIYRLCELQTWPGIKPQKVPITWPKMGFALPEYFPEVENYARFQGLRELLWETEDKKLIVEKAGAVDSTFFEVFDFPVLKGESRDILVEPNTVLLSEELARRYFGTDEVLGKTLKQGEDIYQIKGVFANVPEQSHLQFDLLLSLSTFRKDNPDFNQSTGSNFMITYVLLNPEADVEAMEAKFPAYLEYLSEDDNVNEMYSLFMQSLEDVHLASTDIEHDYHNYNKFNGRYIDVFILTGIFIMIIACVNFMNLTIARANTRFKEVGIRKTIGATRLQLVIQFVLESLLLALGAFMIALMLVSLVLPSLNQVIERNLQIQTFWNLQQVFMLLAGVLLLGVLTGLYPALKMSAYRIASIIRGGGSERKKSFLRSSLIVVQFSLSMGMIICTLVVVQQLFFINSKDVGFDREHIMLIKMNDEVNDKYAVLKEELKQLSNVQGVTASGQRLGNNIHQWGTKFRKDTAIVNLAPSNLQVDYDFLEVYGIEMVEGRNFSREYANDNGLAFIINQSLAREMGEDSPVGKSMGLSWYPDDSLGTVIGVTENFNFNTLHHKVNALALVVYEDWNFREMTVKLASGDVNEAVQDIDRVWKEHVADFPLSFQFLDQHFEEVYKSERQMGFVVTWVAVLSVLISCLGLFGLASLSIERRIKEIGVRKVMGATTSQLLMLLSKNFAGLILLAFVIAVPLSYTYLDGWLSDFAFRIDISPLVFVLGGGMALAIAMGTISFHTIRAARTNPAQVLRDE
- a CDS encoding LytTR family transcriptional regulator DNA-binding domain-containing protein, which gives rise to MYTISKVTCKVEPWFSGSIRIHLRDGSIVEVSRRQTPKFKELMSF
- a CDS encoding BspA family leucine-rich repeat surface protein, translated to MSKYLRLLLALMLLTSYSTQAQDRPFITTWETTESNESITIPTARSGYSYTVDWGDGSTDETVYTRGATHSYEDAGIYTVSITGDFPRIYFNDRGSNKYKILTIEQWGDIEWRSMESAFSGCNKLTLSPDLSDTPDLSRVNSMKYMFHRTSSLINGNLNEWDVSNVTNMDHTFAYSAFNDDLSDWDVSKVTDMRYMFWHSSFNQDLSTWDVGNVTVMTAMFWGTPFNGDISNWDVSNVTYMGGMFLGTSFNGDISNWDVSNVTYMDLMFEKAQFNGDISNWDVSNVASMSHMFHDTDFNGDISSWDVSSVINMTGMFKQNNFFNQNISDWDVSSVTHTAQMFEEAKSFNQDLANWDISQLEEMDNMFDFSGMSNNQYDRLLEGWSTLDNGETQIPEGLTLGASEIAYCNGGEAREQLINDYGWTINDAGQECTSFITTWKTTTTDETITLPTTGTGYSYTVDWGDGSSDETIYAAGASHSYTDAGTYTVTISGDFPRIHFNNAGDKDKIQSVEQWGTGLWSSMEGAFYGCSNLIINASDAPNYKEVKSLSNAFKEASKFNATVHLWDVSNVTDMSGTFENASTFNQSLGQWDISQVTDMKNLFSGTAITDTNYDATLIGWQSLDKGESKIPSDIQLDASGLNYCAGLDARALLVSEQNWSIVGDNFDLSCRLENLRGKSGNENEEMSYLVDRLKEGYENTTLHYQIDAASLDVGMLLDENTGRLTWTPTEEDNGTYEVTITLSYEDEELSQVITITVNEINQAPELALTNQSVHALQTLNYTIPATDADLPANTLTYTLDQASLDLGMTLDASTGAFSWTPVDGQQGEYSVTVTVSDGTAEVSAEFVVTVDDVLAVASPWAEEVSLYPSPANEQFNLTLSNDYQGPITLRIINLSARVVMEYSFEKRSEAFQQIVSVDQLPAGTYILKLSTGNEVVLTQKVLKN
- a CDS encoding LytR/AlgR family response regulator transcription factor, producing MKAILVDDTKLARQELGYLLKGIADIDVVAEAANVDEAKTLIEEHRPDLIFLDIQMPGKDGFALLEELDEVPEVIFVTAYNEYAMKAFDFNALDYLQKPVKAERLARALNKVRDRLAGKLAPEKERLTESSQVFVKDGEHCWFVELKNIRIFEIYDNYTKIYFEDQTPMIPRTLNYMEKRLDPQVFFRANRQQIINLKWIDKVEPWFSGSIRIHLRDDSIVEVSRRQTLKFKELMSF
- a CDS encoding sensor histidine kinase; amino-acid sequence: MKDSSKTLLYWFCQLLGWGIYIAILILSVKFNKPDAMSPQMIVAQFIIGTSTLFASHGIRWTIKKKQWLDLGIGALILRLLMASILGSILSNLNVHILLYLIFDWFDNFHAFEWSNVPIYVFNLSFMLFMWSILYVGFKSIESARKNKIEKLTTQTALKDAELIALKAQINPHFLFNSLNNIRALILQDQMKARDMVTNLSDILRYSIEFSKREKVTIAEEIDILKNYLDLESIQYDGRLNYQVKADENTLNCIIPPMVIQTLAENAVKHGISQLKEGGEITIEVTKSDEDLEIRIANTGQIKPSSNGTGIGIKNATSRIQWLFNAAPSFTLAQKEEQVVATLILPAKYESDIS
- a CDS encoding alpha/beta fold hydrolase, with product MNKTLNTMRKLICNQNPLTPWIAILIGLLTAISVSSNGQSANSLSFEVEVTGQGPDLIFIPGLTCDGAVWDETAAKLSNSYTCHVITLPGFAGKEAIDVSEGFCPKMSTEIITYAQGLDHPSIIGHSLGGFLALDMLSKEPALFDRAIIVDGLPFLAAVTNPYATEESMKEASKAIIAAQAQMSEEQFVQQQRSTLQTMITAEEDIETAMQWGLASDRATVNQAMYELYTTDLRDEMSQVKTPVLVLGAYIAYKQYGVTKEMTMKNFESQFALLEEVKIELSDKGKHFIMWDDPEFFMQQTEAFLSDIF
- a CDS encoding ankyrin repeat domain-containing protein, whose amino-acid sequence is MPIRANLIIVLFCLPLSVFCQVISSDSIQDETLVDSLKQNQWTAESCERELLNAVKNKDYNLAQKLLEADCDPNGQERPENISRDCPLTWAVSQNDTSMIQLLLHFGADPNYKRGDSWLSPFHFAAGQETEAFSLLLAAGGDVNTVSKHRYTPIYKAILKGRLENVKLLIEAGAPLEPDSLNFNYGPLHIAAIYGQNEIIKYLLEKGVNPNALYYEEPGGDCYVCFMNVSPIEMAAGSPDLNDEERLSTVRLLCENGAAINETEENDYDPLHFAVLTESEKTIEYLLEKGADIGLSLIEAARQPNVNTMRILIEAGADVNLSHPRSGSPINNALFYTLDGPMPEEDMMKRLPAVELLLDAGAKVDQSTIDAVYKMQWDEVICLFEDYCLIDD
- a CDS encoding SH3 domain-containing protein; this encodes MKKALALLILLFITQHFTYCFDSCDWQTIGFVSSSNGINLRDQPSLEGKKIAVIPFWEPVAICTINAKEATIDGVWGSWVKARYKQMEGYVFDPYLAKSEVFAGDDPDYRLSLEHDGCGRTDFDPTLNWYGIYEEGEQYILKSVEINMERDSQSEGIPMHTNLPQESVFLIASKTPLQTNQSLGKINPQSETCMGCGRLYPGQTRRIFLQKEKGIISHKTLNAIGTVNSIVCEEYTHCLDIENYQLRCSELNYDQSSHQNLSPIIYQGKNSLAELVWYGDLNSDNELDLIFVVYRMEGGHYTLLMSDSNVSKQLKRVAMTFWGCD